The Puntigrus tetrazona isolate hp1 chromosome 19, ASM1883169v1, whole genome shotgun sequence genome has a segment encoding these proteins:
- the yrk gene encoding tyrosine-protein kinase Fgr isoform X1: MGCACCKQRKASKAVSSPNSCDTGNGTQASEPSRYIADPTFNSGMIPNFNDFSTPAPSSNFNTSRPAPITGGGVMHFIALYDYDARTEDDLSFQKGEKFHIINSTEGDWWEARSLDTGKSGYIPSNYVAPVDSIQAEEWYFGKMGRKDAERQLLAQNNPRGTFLIRESETTKGAYSLSIRDWDDAKGEHVKHYKIRKLDNGGYYITTRTQFDTVQELVEHYTERAAGLCCRLIGSCRRGMPKLADLSVKTKDVWEIPRESLQLIKKLGNGQFGEVWMGMWNGTTKVAVKTLKPGTMSPEAFLDEAQIMKRLRHDKLVQLYAVVSEEPIYIITEFMSQGSLLDFLKDGDGRNLKLPQLVDMAAQIASGMAYIERMNYIHRDLRAANILVGDGLVCKIADFGLARLIEDNEYTARQGAKFPIKWTAPEAALYGKFTIKSDVWSFGILLTELITKGRVPYPGMNNREVLEQVERGYRMPCPQGCPASLHELMLQCWRKDPDERHTFEYLQSFLEDYFTATEPQYQPGENL, translated from the exons ATGGGCTGTGCTTGCTGTAAGCAGAGGAAGGCCAGTAAAGCTGTGTCGAGTCCCAACTCATGTGACACAGGCAATGGGACACAGGCATCAGAACCCTCTCGTTACATCGCAGACCCCACTTTTAACTCTGGGATGATCCCcaattttaatgacttttccACCCCTGCTCCCTCATCCAATTTCAACACGTCCCGCCCAGCTCCCATCACAg gAGGTGGCGTAATGCACTTTATAGCACTTTATGACTATGATGCACGTACAGAGGATGACCTGAGCTTCCAGAAAGGAGAAAAGTTCCATATTATCAACAGCAC CGAGGGTGACTGGTGGGAGGCTCGATCTCTGGACACGGGGAAGTCTGGGTACATCCCTAGTAACTATGTGGCCCCTGTGGACTCCATACAAGCTGAGGA GTGGTATTTTGGGAAGATGGGCCGGAAGGATGCAGAACGACAGTTGTTAGCACAGAACAATCCTAGAGGGACGTTCTTAATACGAGAGAGCGAGACAACTAAAG GAGCATACTCTTTGTCGATCAGAGACTGGGATGATGCAAAGGGCGAACATGTCAAGCACTATAAAATTAGGAAGCTGGACAATGGCGGTTATTACATCACGACAAGGACACAGTTTGATACTGTCCAGGAGCTGGTGGAGCATTACACAG AGCGTGCAGCAGGGCTGTGCTGCCGTTTGATTGGCAGCTGTAGGCGGGGCATGCCAAAGCTGGCTGACCTGTCAGTGAAGACTAAGGATGTCTGGGAGATTCCCAGGGAGTCACTTCAGCTCATTAAGAAACTGGGCAATGGCCAGTTTGGTGAAGTGTGGATGG GCATGTGGAATGGCACAACTAAAGTTGCAGTGAAGACCCTGAAGCCAGGCACCATGTCTCCTGAGGCCTTCCTGGATGAGGCGCAGATCATGAAGAGGCTCCGGCATGATAAACTGGTACAGCTATATGCTGTTGTGTCTGAGGAGCCCATCTACATAATCACTGAGTTTATGAGTCAAG GAAGCTTGTTGGACTTCTTGAAAGATGGAGATGGCAGAAATCTAAAATTGCCTCAACTTGTGGATATGGCAGCCCAG ATTGCTTCAGGCATGGCCTATATCGAGCGGATGAACTACATCCACAGAGACCTGCGAGCTGCCAACATCCTGGTTGGAGACGGTCTGGTCTGTAAGATCGCAGACTTTGGGCTGGCTAGACTCATCGAGGACAACGAGTACACAGCTAGACAAG GAGCCAAGTTTCCGATAAAGTGGACTGCCCCAGAGGCTGCTCTTTATGGTAAATTTACCATCAAATCAGATGTGTGGTCTTTTGGTATCCTATTGACTGAGCTCATCACCAAGGGCAGAGTGCCTTACCCAG GGATGAACAACAGAGAGGTTCTGGAGCAGGTGGAGCGTGGCTATCGGATGCCGTGTCCGCAGGGCTGCCCGGCGTCTCTGCATGAATTGATGCTGCAGTGCTGGCGGAAGGATCCTGATGAAAGGCACACCTTTGAGTACCTGCAGAGCTTCCTGGAGGACTACTTTACTGCTACCGAACCCCAGTACCAGCCTGGAGAAAACCTGTGA
- the yrk gene encoding tyrosine-protein kinase Fgr isoform X4: MGCACCKQRKASKAVSSPNSCDTGNGTQASEPSRYIADPTFNSGMIPNFNDFSTPAPSSNFNTSRPAPITGGGVMHFIALYDYDARTEDDLSFQKGEKFHIINSTEGDWWEARSLDTGKSGYIPSNYVAPVDSIQAEEWYFGKMGRKDAERQLLAQNNPRGTFLIRESETTKGAYSLSIRDWDDAKGEHVKHYKIRKLDNGGYYITTRTQFDTVQELVEHYTERAAGLCCRLIGSCRRGMPKLADLSVKTKDVWEIPRESLQLIKKLGNGQFGEVWMGSNDGLCCYLTKACPNATPQTMGLGRDAWEIARDTLQLNRKLGQGCFGDVWMGMWNGTTKVAVKTLKPGTMSPEAFLDEAQIMKRLRHDKLVQLYAVVSEEPIYIITEFMSQGSLLDFLKDGDGRNLKLPQLVDMAAQIASGMAYIERMNYIHRDLRAANILVGDGLVCKIADFGLARLIEDNEYTARQGAKFPIKWTAPEAALYGKFTIKSDVWSFGILLTELITKGRVPYPGMNNREVLEQVERGYRMPCPQGCPASLHELMLQCWRKDPDERHTFEYLQSFLEDYFTATEPQYQPGENL, translated from the exons ATGGGCTGTGCTTGCTGTAAGCAGAGGAAGGCCAGTAAAGCTGTGTCGAGTCCCAACTCATGTGACACAGGCAATGGGACACAGGCATCAGAACCCTCTCGTTACATCGCAGACCCCACTTTTAACTCTGGGATGATCCCcaattttaatgacttttccACCCCTGCTCCCTCATCCAATTTCAACACGTCCCGCCCAGCTCCCATCACAg gAGGTGGCGTAATGCACTTTATAGCACTTTATGACTATGATGCACGTACAGAGGATGACCTGAGCTTCCAGAAAGGAGAAAAGTTCCATATTATCAACAGCAC CGAGGGTGACTGGTGGGAGGCTCGATCTCTGGACACGGGGAAGTCTGGGTACATCCCTAGTAACTATGTGGCCCCTGTGGACTCCATACAAGCTGAGGA GTGGTATTTTGGGAAGATGGGCCGGAAGGATGCAGAACGACAGTTGTTAGCACAGAACAATCCTAGAGGGACGTTCTTAATACGAGAGAGCGAGACAACTAAAG GAGCATACTCTTTGTCGATCAGAGACTGGGATGATGCAAAGGGCGAACATGTCAAGCACTATAAAATTAGGAAGCTGGACAATGGCGGTTATTACATCACGACAAGGACACAGTTTGATACTGTCCAGGAGCTGGTGGAGCATTACACAG AGCGTGCAGCAGGGCTGTGCTGCCGTTTGATTGGCAGCTGTAGGCGGGGCATGCCAAAGCTGGCTGACCTGTCAGTGAAGACTAAGGATGTCTGGGAGATTCCCAGGGAGTCACTTCAGCTCATTAAGAAACTGGGCAATGGCCAGTTTGGTGAAGTGTGGATGG GTAGTAATGATGGTTTATGTTGCTACTTGACTAAAGCCTGTCCAAATGCCACGCCCCAAACGATGGGTTTAGGGCGGGACGCCTGGGAGATCGCCCGTGATACATTGCAGCTCAACAGGAAGTTGGGTCAGGGTTGTTTTGGCGACGTCTGGATGG GCATGTGGAATGGCACAACTAAAGTTGCAGTGAAGACCCTGAAGCCAGGCACCATGTCTCCTGAGGCCTTCCTGGATGAGGCGCAGATCATGAAGAGGCTCCGGCATGATAAACTGGTACAGCTATATGCTGTTGTGTCTGAGGAGCCCATCTACATAATCACTGAGTTTATGAGTCAAG GAAGCTTGTTGGACTTCTTGAAAGATGGAGATGGCAGAAATCTAAAATTGCCTCAACTTGTGGATATGGCAGCCCAG ATTGCTTCAGGCATGGCCTATATCGAGCGGATGAACTACATCCACAGAGACCTGCGAGCTGCCAACATCCTGGTTGGAGACGGTCTGGTCTGTAAGATCGCAGACTTTGGGCTGGCTAGACTCATCGAGGACAACGAGTACACAGCTAGACAAG GAGCCAAGTTTCCGATAAAGTGGACTGCCCCAGAGGCTGCTCTTTATGGTAAATTTACCATCAAATCAGATGTGTGGTCTTTTGGTATCCTATTGACTGAGCTCATCACCAAGGGCAGAGTGCCTTACCCAG GGATGAACAACAGAGAGGTTCTGGAGCAGGTGGAGCGTGGCTATCGGATGCCGTGTCCGCAGGGCTGCCCGGCGTCTCTGCATGAATTGATGCTGCAGTGCTGGCGGAAGGATCCTGATGAAAGGCACACCTTTGAGTACCTGCAGAGCTTCCTGGAGGACTACTTTACTGCTACCGAACCCCAGTACCAGCCTGGAGAAAACCTGTGA
- the yrk gene encoding tyrosine-protein kinase Fgr isoform X3, translating to MGCACCKQRKASKAVSSPNSCDTGNGTQASEPSRYIADPTFNSGMIPNFNDFSTPAPSSNFNTSRPAPITGGGVMHFIALYDYDARTEDDLSFQKGEKFHIINSTEGDWWEARSLDTGKSGYIPSNYVAPVDSIQAEEWYFGKMGRKDAERQLLAQNNPRGTFLIRESETTKGAYSLSIRDWDDAKGEHVKHYKIRKLDNGGYYITTRTQFDTVQELVEHYTGMWNGTTKVAVKTLKPGTMSPEAFLDEAQIMKRLRHDKLVQLYAVVSEEPIYIITEFMSQGSLLDFLKDGDGRNLKLPQLVDMAAQIASGMAYIERMNYIHRDLRAANILVGDGLVCKIADFGLARLIEDNEYTARQGAKFPIKWTAPEAALYGKFTIKSDVWSFGILLTELITKGRVPYPGMNNREVLEQVERGYRMPCPQGCPASLHELMLQCWRKDPDERHTFEYLQSFLEDYFTATEPQYQPGENL from the exons ATGGGCTGTGCTTGCTGTAAGCAGAGGAAGGCCAGTAAAGCTGTGTCGAGTCCCAACTCATGTGACACAGGCAATGGGACACAGGCATCAGAACCCTCTCGTTACATCGCAGACCCCACTTTTAACTCTGGGATGATCCCcaattttaatgacttttccACCCCTGCTCCCTCATCCAATTTCAACACGTCCCGCCCAGCTCCCATCACAg gAGGTGGCGTAATGCACTTTATAGCACTTTATGACTATGATGCACGTACAGAGGATGACCTGAGCTTCCAGAAAGGAGAAAAGTTCCATATTATCAACAGCAC CGAGGGTGACTGGTGGGAGGCTCGATCTCTGGACACGGGGAAGTCTGGGTACATCCCTAGTAACTATGTGGCCCCTGTGGACTCCATACAAGCTGAGGA GTGGTATTTTGGGAAGATGGGCCGGAAGGATGCAGAACGACAGTTGTTAGCACAGAACAATCCTAGAGGGACGTTCTTAATACGAGAGAGCGAGACAACTAAAG GAGCATACTCTTTGTCGATCAGAGACTGGGATGATGCAAAGGGCGAACATGTCAAGCACTATAAAATTAGGAAGCTGGACAATGGCGGTTATTACATCACGACAAGGACACAGTTTGATACTGTCCAGGAGCTGGTGGAGCATTACACAG GCATGTGGAATGGCACAACTAAAGTTGCAGTGAAGACCCTGAAGCCAGGCACCATGTCTCCTGAGGCCTTCCTGGATGAGGCGCAGATCATGAAGAGGCTCCGGCATGATAAACTGGTACAGCTATATGCTGTTGTGTCTGAGGAGCCCATCTACATAATCACTGAGTTTATGAGTCAAG GAAGCTTGTTGGACTTCTTGAAAGATGGAGATGGCAGAAATCTAAAATTGCCTCAACTTGTGGATATGGCAGCCCAG ATTGCTTCAGGCATGGCCTATATCGAGCGGATGAACTACATCCACAGAGACCTGCGAGCTGCCAACATCCTGGTTGGAGACGGTCTGGTCTGTAAGATCGCAGACTTTGGGCTGGCTAGACTCATCGAGGACAACGAGTACACAGCTAGACAAG GAGCCAAGTTTCCGATAAAGTGGACTGCCCCAGAGGCTGCTCTTTATGGTAAATTTACCATCAAATCAGATGTGTGGTCTTTTGGTATCCTATTGACTGAGCTCATCACCAAGGGCAGAGTGCCTTACCCAG GGATGAACAACAGAGAGGTTCTGGAGCAGGTGGAGCGTGGCTATCGGATGCCGTGTCCGCAGGGCTGCCCGGCGTCTCTGCATGAATTGATGCTGCAGTGCTGGCGGAAGGATCCTGATGAAAGGCACACCTTTGAGTACCTGCAGAGCTTCCTGGAGGACTACTTTACTGCTACCGAACCCCAGTACCAGCCTGGAGAAAACCTGTGA
- the yrk gene encoding tyrosine-protein kinase Fgr isoform X2, which produces MGCACCKQRKASKAVSSPNSCDTGNGTQASEPSRYIADPTFNSGMIPNFNDFSTPAPSSNFNTSRPAPITGGGVMHFIALYDYDARTEDDLSFQKGEKFHIINSTEGDWWEARSLDTGKSGYIPSNYVAPVDSIQAEEWYFGKMGRKDAERQLLAQNNPRGTFLIRESETTKGAYSLSIRDWDDAKGEHVKHYKIRKLDNGGYYITTRTQFDTVQELVEHYTGSNDGLCCYLTKACPNATPQTMGLGRDAWEIARDTLQLNRKLGQGCFGDVWMGMWNGTTKVAVKTLKPGTMSPEAFLDEAQIMKRLRHDKLVQLYAVVSEEPIYIITEFMSQGSLLDFLKDGDGRNLKLPQLVDMAAQIASGMAYIERMNYIHRDLRAANILVGDGLVCKIADFGLARLIEDNEYTARQGAKFPIKWTAPEAALYGKFTIKSDVWSFGILLTELITKGRVPYPGMNNREVLEQVERGYRMPCPQGCPASLHELMLQCWRKDPDERHTFEYLQSFLEDYFTATEPQYQPGENL; this is translated from the exons ATGGGCTGTGCTTGCTGTAAGCAGAGGAAGGCCAGTAAAGCTGTGTCGAGTCCCAACTCATGTGACACAGGCAATGGGACACAGGCATCAGAACCCTCTCGTTACATCGCAGACCCCACTTTTAACTCTGGGATGATCCCcaattttaatgacttttccACCCCTGCTCCCTCATCCAATTTCAACACGTCCCGCCCAGCTCCCATCACAg gAGGTGGCGTAATGCACTTTATAGCACTTTATGACTATGATGCACGTACAGAGGATGACCTGAGCTTCCAGAAAGGAGAAAAGTTCCATATTATCAACAGCAC CGAGGGTGACTGGTGGGAGGCTCGATCTCTGGACACGGGGAAGTCTGGGTACATCCCTAGTAACTATGTGGCCCCTGTGGACTCCATACAAGCTGAGGA GTGGTATTTTGGGAAGATGGGCCGGAAGGATGCAGAACGACAGTTGTTAGCACAGAACAATCCTAGAGGGACGTTCTTAATACGAGAGAGCGAGACAACTAAAG GAGCATACTCTTTGTCGATCAGAGACTGGGATGATGCAAAGGGCGAACATGTCAAGCACTATAAAATTAGGAAGCTGGACAATGGCGGTTATTACATCACGACAAGGACACAGTTTGATACTGTCCAGGAGCTGGTGGAGCATTACACAG GTAGTAATGATGGTTTATGTTGCTACTTGACTAAAGCCTGTCCAAATGCCACGCCCCAAACGATGGGTTTAGGGCGGGACGCCTGGGAGATCGCCCGTGATACATTGCAGCTCAACAGGAAGTTGGGTCAGGGTTGTTTTGGCGACGTCTGGATGG GCATGTGGAATGGCACAACTAAAGTTGCAGTGAAGACCCTGAAGCCAGGCACCATGTCTCCTGAGGCCTTCCTGGATGAGGCGCAGATCATGAAGAGGCTCCGGCATGATAAACTGGTACAGCTATATGCTGTTGTGTCTGAGGAGCCCATCTACATAATCACTGAGTTTATGAGTCAAG GAAGCTTGTTGGACTTCTTGAAAGATGGAGATGGCAGAAATCTAAAATTGCCTCAACTTGTGGATATGGCAGCCCAG ATTGCTTCAGGCATGGCCTATATCGAGCGGATGAACTACATCCACAGAGACCTGCGAGCTGCCAACATCCTGGTTGGAGACGGTCTGGTCTGTAAGATCGCAGACTTTGGGCTGGCTAGACTCATCGAGGACAACGAGTACACAGCTAGACAAG GAGCCAAGTTTCCGATAAAGTGGACTGCCCCAGAGGCTGCTCTTTATGGTAAATTTACCATCAAATCAGATGTGTGGTCTTTTGGTATCCTATTGACTGAGCTCATCACCAAGGGCAGAGTGCCTTACCCAG GGATGAACAACAGAGAGGTTCTGGAGCAGGTGGAGCGTGGCTATCGGATGCCGTGTCCGCAGGGCTGCCCGGCGTCTCTGCATGAATTGATGCTGCAGTGCTGGCGGAAGGATCCTGATGAAAGGCACACCTTTGAGTACCTGCAGAGCTTCCTGGAGGACTACTTTACTGCTACCGAACCCCAGTACCAGCCTGGAGAAAACCTGTGA